In a single window of the Micromonospora sp. WMMD1155 genome:
- a CDS encoding WG repeat-containing protein, whose protein sequence is MNGRYDDRWPDPNEPSWVVEPTTEWHPQFPGQRYPGDIGALHQPPPRGRATVTGRAEVPPLAPTRPDGTYLGRSWADEPPADPTPHGRSWVDDGPGETPTYGRPRGDVDGSAYGRSDSAESRTYDHEPYRRPLPEPPRRDERRSPETDRRTAWSERRPADERGPAREAAWHRDQPASERYDSRRPRQEPTERDRGYRGTPPVSPAPRPDVGWMPEPDDAPRRRGAPDRTAAGYERHPADGYADRPARESHSRATDDRHTDGADPWASGDGRTRYRADGYPDRTADDVRRPERRYRADEGYEAAPAPNGGRRRRPEPDMPEPPHRDDEWRRPDTDPHRQQPREAAARAEAYPERRSREEARPDAYRENGRREDGHRENGYREPRPSQRPDGTLPWPPPGPLRPDRTREQSHRTEPYRPADPYRPTDPQRMPDPYRAEPGRSAPSERPPARPDERPATGPSRYEERPVRPAATAPPAPPSSGRATPVAPVTPDRPVSPAPVSPASPVSPAAPVSPAAPVSPAASVSPAAPGRDRPVSAAPVSPASGVPVSGPPAARLRLEYLPAPVDPPHVADRSEVTPTPERRAAAEPPTSYAQPAPPPRYPGPDVDDRPVDQRPYSPDRPHTPERPDARQWPVSPERPGPPQAPTSTERPVASERPIPVADSRPPVAPPPAWQVQSPPADRAAPNPGIPTPAAQDPRVEDVEPALPPAPGTPRRYVPPPPSDGPVTPLREPDGVPGTRGPAAWFSPAQQVEPEPTEPASDDTSTTDDMPTSDDLDVAAASGTTGHIPSTPTTHDHDRPADEPTGGSTSTDAPEPVSEPPADGAPTWADDLADDPPPPAEPAAADGDNRPVSGVPATATPYHQPEPVTAHPVERVTQVEREPVDEAAPRDHRWDGVDGPSTSGPADVSRADDWPTDAAPSAHPETADDEAFEPVSAPPASPVSVPPAPPQTTAPTPVSAVPVSAPPASPAPPHPAAAAPVSAPPASPVSAEPVSAPPAPAAPVSAPTEPAFLSPVSAPPAFSAPTSAAPVSAPPVSAPPASVMPTSAPPLPTSAPPASVMPTSAPPLPTSAPPASVTPTSAPPLPTSAPPASAVPGPRSGGDAMPVSAPPAEAAPVAARPSLADPGDPEQVLAAYRWGLDPVTLREELTEPDDLRAIRRRLTEKLGSAVDNRARARLLSLRAVTSRILGDLDDALADGRLALTYAEATGELRRTALAQARLAHVLRWRGDFAEADQLFAQANSVELPDRLRAALHEHAGRSCYDQGRLMEACEHFEDALDLRGAGDAELLGRIRVALDAVAVRASADGFGPYPRGRDEVLDRDRPPVPERDGQLWGYTGPDGDLVIPARYAEAQPFHDGLAWVRRPDTDRWSLINLLGTTVIPPSFRAAHPFSDGLAWVVGDGGWTAIDATGTVQVPPNFAEVRPFRRGLAPVRREGWGAVDRTGRMVVPTRYHGFVTELADGRQVDGFTEEGLAVVDVAGRRGVVDRTGTVLVPPAHPVLVIHPVAFLVATDTGRWGALDRRGAALIDPVHRDRAEVLAEIDRLLTDANPVL, encoded by the coding sequence ATGAACGGCCGTTACGACGACCGGTGGCCGGACCCCAACGAACCGTCCTGGGTGGTCGAACCGACAACCGAGTGGCATCCCCAGTTCCCCGGCCAGCGCTACCCCGGCGACATCGGCGCGCTCCACCAGCCGCCGCCGCGCGGCCGTGCCACGGTGACCGGCCGGGCCGAGGTCCCGCCGCTGGCACCGACCCGTCCCGACGGCACCTACCTCGGCCGGTCCTGGGCCGACGAGCCGCCGGCGGACCCGACACCACACGGCCGGTCCTGGGTGGACGACGGCCCGGGCGAGACACCCACCTACGGTCGACCCCGGGGCGACGTCGACGGATCCGCCTACGGGCGTTCCGACAGCGCCGAGTCCCGCACCTACGACCACGAGCCGTACCGCCGGCCACTACCGGAACCGCCCCGACGCGACGAACGCCGATCGCCCGAGACGGACCGGCGTACCGCCTGGTCCGAGCGGCGTCCCGCGGACGAGCGGGGACCGGCGCGGGAAGCCGCCTGGCACCGGGACCAGCCCGCCTCCGAGCGGTACGACAGCCGACGCCCGCGGCAGGAGCCCACCGAACGGGACCGGGGATACCGCGGCACACCGCCGGTGTCCCCGGCGCCCCGGCCCGACGTCGGCTGGATGCCCGAACCGGACGACGCACCGCGTCGTCGAGGCGCACCGGACCGCACGGCCGCCGGTTACGAGCGGCACCCCGCAGACGGGTACGCCGACCGACCCGCCCGGGAGAGCCACAGCCGCGCCACTGACGACCGGCACACCGACGGCGCCGACCCGTGGGCGTCCGGGGACGGCCGCACGCGGTACCGCGCCGACGGGTACCCGGACCGCACCGCCGACGACGTCCGTCGCCCGGAGCGCCGCTACCGCGCGGACGAGGGGTACGAGGCGGCACCGGCACCCAACGGTGGACGACGGCGTCGGCCCGAGCCGGACATGCCCGAACCACCCCACCGCGACGACGAGTGGCGACGTCCCGACACCGACCCGCACCGGCAGCAGCCCCGCGAGGCGGCCGCCCGCGCCGAGGCGTACCCGGAGCGGCGTTCCCGCGAGGAGGCCCGCCCGGACGCCTACCGCGAGAACGGCCGCCGTGAGGACGGGCACCGCGAGAACGGATACCGGGAGCCTCGGCCCAGCCAGCGACCCGACGGCACCCTGCCCTGGCCACCACCGGGCCCGCTGCGTCCGGACCGCACCCGCGAGCAGAGCCACCGCACCGAGCCGTACCGCCCCGCTGACCCGTACCGACCCACCGACCCACAGCGCATGCCGGACCCGTACCGCGCGGAGCCGGGCCGATCCGCGCCGTCGGAGCGGCCGCCGGCCCGCCCGGACGAGCGACCGGCGACGGGCCCCTCCCGGTACGAGGAGCGGCCCGTGCGGCCCGCGGCGACGGCTCCACCCGCACCGCCGTCGTCGGGCCGTGCCACACCCGTCGCGCCGGTCACCCCGGATCGGCCGGTGTCGCCCGCGCCGGTGTCCCCCGCCTCGCCCGTCTCCCCGGCGGCGCCCGTCTCCCCCGCCGCGCCCGTCTCCCCCGCCGCGTCCGTGTCCCCCGCCGCGCCCGGCCGGGACCGCCCGGTGTCGGCCGCCCCCGTCTCCCCGGCCAGTGGTGTGCCCGTCTCGGGCCCACCCGCCGCACGGCTACGACTGGAGTACCTGCCGGCGCCGGTGGACCCGCCACACGTCGCCGACCGGTCGGAGGTCACGCCGACACCCGAGCGCCGGGCGGCGGCCGAACCACCGACTTCCTACGCGCAGCCCGCGCCCCCGCCGCGTTACCCCGGTCCGGACGTCGACGACCGCCCAGTGGACCAGCGCCCCTACTCCCCCGACCGGCCGCACACGCCGGAACGGCCCGACGCACGGCAGTGGCCGGTCTCGCCGGAGCGTCCCGGTCCCCCGCAGGCGCCGACCTCGACGGAACGGCCGGTCGCGTCGGAACGACCGATCCCGGTGGCGGACAGCCGCCCGCCGGTCGCACCGCCGCCCGCCTGGCAGGTCCAGAGCCCACCGGCCGACCGAGCCGCGCCGAACCCGGGCATCCCGACCCCGGCGGCCCAGGATCCCCGTGTGGAGGACGTCGAACCGGCGCTCCCACCGGCCCCCGGCACGCCGCGCCGTTACGTACCCCCGCCGCCCTCGGACGGGCCGGTGACACCCCTTCGGGAGCCGGACGGTGTTCCCGGGACCCGCGGGCCGGCCGCCTGGTTCAGCCCCGCTCAGCAGGTCGAGCCCGAACCGACCGAGCCGGCATCCGACGACACGTCGACCACCGACGACATGCCGACCTCCGACGACCTCGACGTCGCCGCCGCATCCGGCACGACCGGGCACATCCCGTCGACACCGACAACCCACGACCACGACCGGCCAGCCGACGAGCCCACCGGCGGGTCGACCTCGACCGACGCCCCCGAGCCGGTCTCCGAGCCGCCCGCCGACGGGGCGCCCACCTGGGCGGACGACCTGGCCGACGATCCACCACCGCCCGCCGAGCCGGCCGCGGCAGACGGCGACAACCGGCCCGTCTCCGGCGTACCCGCCACTGCGACGCCGTACCACCAGCCCGAACCGGTCACCGCTCACCCCGTCGAGCGCGTCACCCAGGTCGAGCGGGAGCCGGTGGACGAGGCCGCCCCGCGCGACCACCGGTGGGACGGTGTGGACGGTCCGAGCACCAGTGGACCGGCGGACGTGTCTCGGGCCGACGACTGGCCGACCGACGCCGCGCCGTCGGCGCATCCCGAGACGGCGGACGACGAGGCGTTCGAACCCGTGTCGGCCCCTCCCGCGTCTCCGGTCTCCGTGCCGCCCGCGCCACCGCAGACGACCGCCCCGACACCCGTGTCGGCCGTGCCCGTCTCCGCACCGCCGGCGTCACCCGCGCCCCCGCACCCGGCCGCCGCAGCACCGGTCTCCGCACCACCCGCGTCTCCGGTCTCCGCGGAGCCCGTGTCCGCGCCGCCGGCTCCCGCAGCACCCGTGTCCGCGCCCACGGAGCCGGCCTTCCTGTCACCCGTGTCGGCACCGCCGGCCTTCTCCGCGCCCACCTCGGCGGCACCGGTCTCCGCACCGCCGGTATCCGCACCGCCCGCGTCGGTGATGCCGACCTCCGCACCACCCCTCCCGACCTCCGCACCACCCGCGTCGGTGATGCCGACGTCCGCGCCACCCCTCCCGACCTCCGCACCGCCCGCCTCGGTCACGCCGACCTCCGCACCACCCCTCCCGACCTCCGCACCACCCGCCTCGGCCGTCCCTGGGCCCAGGAGCGGCGGGGACGCCATGCCGGTGTCCGCACCACCCGCCGAGGCCGCGCCGGTCGCCGCCCGCCCGTCGCTGGCCGACCCGGGTGACCCGGAGCAGGTCCTCGCGGCGTACCGCTGGGGGCTGGACCCGGTCACGTTGCGCGAGGAGTTGACGGAACCGGACGATCTGCGGGCCATCCGGCGACGTCTGACCGAGAAGTTGGGTTCGGCCGTCGACAACCGGGCCCGCGCCCGGCTGCTCAGCCTCCGGGCGGTGACGTCACGGATCCTCGGTGACCTGGACGACGCGTTGGCCGACGGTCGACTCGCCCTCACCTACGCCGAGGCGACGGGTGAGCTGCGCCGGACCGCGTTGGCCCAGGCCAGGTTGGCCCACGTCCTGCGGTGGCGTGGCGACTTCGCCGAGGCCGACCAACTCTTCGCCCAGGCCAACTCGGTCGAGCTACCCGACCGGCTGCGGGCCGCGCTGCACGAGCACGCCGGACGGTCGTGTTACGACCAGGGGCGGCTCATGGAGGCCTGCGAGCACTTCGAGGACGCGCTCGACCTGCGCGGGGCCGGTGACGCCGAACTGTTGGGCCGGATCCGGGTGGCCCTCGACGCGGTCGCCGTCCGGGCCTCGGCGGACGGCTTCGGGCCGTACCCCCGGGGTCGTGACGAGGTGCTCGACCGTGACCGACCCCCGGTGCCGGAACGCGACGGGCAGCTGTGGGGTTACACCGGCCCGGACGGCGACCTGGTCATCCCCGCCCGGTACGCCGAGGCGCAACCGTTCCACGACGGGCTGGCCTGGGTCCGCCGACCGGACACCGACCGGTGGTCGCTGATCAACCTGCTCGGCACGACGGTGATCCCGCCGTCCTTCCGGGCGGCGCACCCGTTCAGCGACGGGCTGGCCTGGGTGGTCGGTGACGGCGGTTGGACGGCGATCGACGCGACCGGCACGGTGCAGGTCCCGCCCAACTTCGCCGAGGTACGGCCGTTCCGCCGCGGGCTGGCCCCGGTCCGCCGCGAGGGGTGGGGCGCGGTCGACCGGACCGGCCGGATGGTCGTGCCCACCCGCTACCACGGGTTCGTCACCGAGTTGGCCGACGGCCGGCAGGTCGACGGGTTCACCGAGGAAGGGCTCGCGGTCGTCGA
- a CDS encoding DUF3043 domain-containing protein, producing MPSLFRRKSTDLVDEAVSSVPTPEETAERPRGYTPAKGRETPKRPTVGRRPAGPTRPLTKEEERERRRQLRAEAASEFRREGGPRDRGPERLLARNVVDSRRTVGTWFFGGALIVLIGSNAAMPAPVRLISNLLWGALALGVVVDSVLICRKIGKLVRERFPKTDQRMGSLYLYAVMRSITFRRMRAPAPRVKLGEKV from the coding sequence GTGCCGTCGCTCTTTCGCCGTAAGTCCACCGACCTCGTCGACGAGGCCGTCTCCTCGGTGCCCACCCCCGAGGAGACCGCCGAGCGTCCCCGGGGCTACACCCCGGCCAAGGGTCGGGAGACTCCCAAGCGGCCGACCGTCGGTCGCCGGCCGGCCGGCCCCACCCGCCCCCTCACGAAGGAGGAGGAGCGGGAGCGCCGCCGCCAACTGCGCGCCGAGGCCGCATCGGAGTTCCGCCGCGAGGGTGGCCCCCGCGACCGCGGCCCGGAGCGACTGCTGGCCCGTAACGTGGTCGACTCCCGGCGTACCGTCGGCACCTGGTTCTTCGGCGGCGCCTTGATCGTGCTGATCGGGTCGAACGCGGCCATGCCGGCACCGGTTCGGTTGATCTCCAACCTGCTCTGGGGCGCGTTGGCGCTCGGTGTGGTCGTCGACTCGGTGCTGATCTGCCGCAAGATCGGCAAGCTGGTCCGGGAACGGTTCCCGAAGACCGACCAGCGGATGGGGTCGCTCTACCTGTACGCGGTCATGCGGTCGATCACGTTCCGCCGGATGCGTGCCCCGGCCCCCCGGGTCAAGCTCGGCGAGAAGGTCTGA
- the murA gene encoding UDP-N-acetylglucosamine 1-carboxyvinyltransferase produces the protein MTDDVLVVHGGTPLEGRIRVRGAKNLVSKAMVAALLGDSPSRLFDVPKIRDVEVVRGLLGLHGVKVTDGTEDGELVFDPANVESASTDQINVHAGSSRIPILFCGPLLHRLGHAFIPDLGGCHIGPRPIDFHLQALREFGATVDKRPEGLHLSAPNGLHGTKFALPYPSVGATEQVLLTAVMAEGVTELRNAAVEPEIIDLICILQKMGAIIKVHTDRVIEIQGVPKLHGYTHRPIPDRIEAASWAAAALATRGHVEVLGAQQADMMTFLNIFRSVGGEYEVTDARAPKLGDPGQEGGIRFWHPGGELNAVALETDVHPGFMTDWQQPLVVALTQARGLSIVHETVYEQRLGYTEALNSMGANIQVYRDCLGGTPCRFGRRNFKHSAVIAGPSKLHAADLVIPDLRAGFSHLIAALAAEGTSRVYGVDLINRGYEDFEAKLADLGAHAERP, from the coding sequence TTGACCGACGACGTCCTGGTTGTGCACGGAGGCACTCCGCTCGAAGGGCGGATCCGCGTGCGCGGCGCGAAGAACCTGGTTTCGAAGGCGATGGTCGCCGCGCTCCTGGGTGACAGCCCGAGCCGACTGTTCGACGTGCCGAAGATCCGTGACGTCGAGGTGGTCCGGGGTCTGCTCGGTCTGCACGGCGTCAAGGTCACCGACGGCACCGAGGACGGCGAGCTCGTCTTCGACCCGGCGAACGTGGAGAGCGCCAGCACCGACCAGATCAATGTGCACGCCGGGTCCAGCCGTATCCCGATCCTGTTCTGCGGCCCCCTGCTGCACCGGCTCGGGCACGCGTTCATCCCGGACCTGGGCGGCTGCCACATCGGCCCGCGCCCGATCGACTTCCACCTGCAGGCGCTGCGTGAGTTCGGCGCCACCGTCGACAAGCGGCCCGAGGGTCTGCACCTGTCCGCCCCGAACGGGCTGCACGGCACCAAGTTCGCCCTGCCGTACCCGAGCGTCGGCGCGACCGAGCAGGTGCTGCTGACCGCGGTGATGGCCGAGGGTGTCACCGAGCTGCGCAACGCCGCGGTGGAGCCGGAGATCATCGACCTGATCTGCATCCTGCAGAAGATGGGCGCGATCATCAAGGTCCACACCGACCGGGTGATCGAGATCCAGGGCGTGCCGAAGCTGCACGGCTACACCCACCGGCCCATCCCGGACCGGATCGAGGCGGCGAGCTGGGCGGCCGCCGCCCTGGCCACCCGTGGTCACGTCGAGGTGCTCGGCGCACAGCAGGCCGACATGATGACCTTCCTGAACATCTTCCGGTCGGTCGGCGGCGAGTACGAGGTCACCGACGCCCGTGCGCCGAAGCTGGGCGACCCGGGCCAGGAGGGCGGCATCCGCTTCTGGCACCCGGGCGGCGAGCTGAACGCGGTGGCGCTGGAGACCGACGTGCACCCCGGCTTCATGACCGACTGGCAACAGCCGCTGGTCGTGGCGCTCACCCAGGCCCGCGGCCTGTCGATCGTCCACGAGACGGTCTACGAGCAGCGGCTCGGCTACACCGAGGCGCTCAACTCGATGGGCGCCAACATCCAGGTCTACCGGGACTGCCTCGGCGGCACCCCGTGCCGCTTCGGCCGGCGTAACTTCAAGCACTCCGCGGTGATCGCCGGGCCGAGCAAGCTGCACGCCGCCGACCTGGTCATCCCGGACCTGCGCGCCGGTTTCAGCCACCTGATCGCGGCGCTCGCGGCCGAGGGCACCTCCCGGGTGTACGGCGTCGACCTGATCAACCGGGGCTACGAGGACTTCGAGGCGAAGCTCGCCGACCTGGGCGCGCACGCCGAGCGTCCGTAA